The following are encoded together in the Paludisphaera mucosa genome:
- a CDS encoding DUF1501 domain-containing protein, translating into MHCGRFAAPISRRQMLARCANGFGAMALAALLRDRAFGADAAAPGLAHGLHHPAKAKSVIFLYMDGGPSQMDTFDPKPRLDREHGEPIKVKTAPTQFNNVGAVLKSPWKFRPYGECGAPVSDLFPHVARHVDDLAIIRSMTSEFSEHTAANYFLHTGSGLQGRPSHGAWTTYGLGSECEDLPGFVVLNGGLIPPGGLDCFSNGFLPAAYQGSVFRPAAEAVANIRPVESSPGGQLRKLDLIRDLDRGVAGRMGKPDALEAAIANYELAYKMQSAVPGLMDLHGESPATRSLYGLDDAYEPTRIFARECLIARRLVERGVRFVEVLCPSVGHDRWDQHSSLKDGHEKNARAVDRPIAGLLDDLKGRGLLDSTLVFWGGEFGRTPMAQGSDGRDHNPFGFTVWLAGGGVKGGVTHGETDDYGYHAVVDKVAMHDLHATMLHLLGLDHKRLTFRFGGRDMRLTDVHGELVGPIIA; encoded by the coding sequence ATGCACTGCGGCCGATTCGCCGCTCCGATCAGCCGTCGTCAGATGCTCGCCCGTTGCGCCAACGGCTTCGGCGCGATGGCGCTCGCCGCGCTGCTGCGGGATCGGGCCTTCGGCGCGGACGCCGCCGCTCCCGGCCTCGCCCACGGCCTGCACCATCCCGCCAAGGCGAAGAGCGTGATCTTCCTCTACATGGACGGCGGGCCCTCGCAGATGGACACCTTCGATCCCAAGCCTCGCCTCGACCGCGAGCACGGGGAGCCCATCAAGGTCAAGACGGCCCCCACCCAGTTCAACAACGTCGGCGCCGTGCTGAAGTCGCCCTGGAAGTTCCGCCCCTACGGCGAGTGCGGAGCGCCCGTCAGCGACCTCTTCCCCCACGTCGCCCGCCACGTCGACGACCTGGCGATCATCCGGTCGATGACGTCGGAATTCTCCGAGCACACGGCGGCGAACTACTTCCTCCACACCGGCAGCGGCCTGCAAGGGCGGCCCAGCCACGGCGCGTGGACGACCTACGGCCTGGGCTCCGAATGCGAGGATTTACCGGGCTTCGTCGTCCTCAACGGCGGCCTGATCCCGCCCGGCGGCCTCGACTGCTTCAGCAACGGCTTCCTGCCCGCGGCCTATCAAGGCTCGGTCTTCCGGCCGGCGGCCGAGGCCGTGGCCAACATCCGGCCCGTCGAGTCGTCTCCCGGCGGCCAGCTCCGCAAGCTCGACCTGATCCGCGACCTCGACCGCGGCGTCGCCGGCCGGATGGGGAAGCCCGACGCCCTCGAGGCTGCGATCGCCAACTACGAGCTGGCCTACAAAATGCAGTCGGCCGTCCCCGGCCTGATGGACCTGCACGGCGAGTCGCCCGCCACCCGAAGCCTCTACGGGCTCGACGACGCTTACGAACCGACGCGGATCTTCGCGCGCGAGTGCCTGATCGCCCGCCGGCTCGTCGAGCGCGGGGTGCGGTTCGTCGAGGTCCTCTGCCCGTCGGTCGGCCACGACCGCTGGGACCAGCATTCCAGCCTGAAGGACGGCCACGAGAAGAACGCCCGCGCGGTGGATCGGCCGATCGCCGGCCTGCTCGACGACCTGAAGGGCCGCGGCCTGCTGGATTCCACCCTGGTCTTCTGGGGCGGCGAGTTCGGACGCACGCCGATGGCCCAGGGGAGCGACGGCCGCGACCACAACCCGTTCGGGTTCACCGTCTGGCTGGCCGGCGGCGGCGTCAAGGGGGGCGTGACCCACGGCGAGACCGACGACTACGGCTATCACGCCGTCGTCGACAAGGTCGCCATGCACGACCTCCACGCCACGATGCTGCATCTCCTGGGCCTGGACCACAAGCGGCTGACGTTCCGCTTCGGCGGCCGCGACATGCGCCTGACCGACGTCCACGGCGAGCTGGTCGGGCCGATCATCGCCTGA
- a CDS encoding amino acid kinase family protein: protein MSSKAEESPVIVVKVGGSLLDWPGLRASLAAFLTSDLLLERRSPRLVLIAGGGAAADSVRTLDAAHGLGERLAHHLALRAMDLTAEVLGGLVAKSRVVDDFAGLDAAWREGVRPILAPRRHLEEVDERGDDPLPISWRTTSDAIAARVAVRLGAARLILLKSAPCVSTTRRAAAESGLVDPVFPSAAEGLGRVEFVAFREPVWELRLVPS, encoded by the coding sequence ATGTCCTCGAAAGCTGAAGAATCACCCGTCATCGTCGTCAAGGTCGGCGGCAGCCTGCTCGATTGGCCGGGACTCAGGGCGAGCCTGGCAGCGTTCTTGACGTCCGACCTCTTGCTCGAAAGACGGTCGCCCCGGCTCGTCCTGATCGCCGGCGGCGGGGCCGCCGCCGACTCCGTGCGGACGCTCGACGCGGCGCACGGCCTCGGCGAACGGCTGGCGCATCACCTCGCCCTGAGGGCGATGGACCTCACGGCGGAAGTCCTCGGCGGACTGGTGGCGAAATCGCGCGTCGTCGACGATTTCGCCGGACTGGACGCGGCCTGGCGCGAGGGCGTGCGGCCGATCCTGGCACCGAGGCGGCACCTGGAAGAGGTCGACGAGAGGGGCGACGACCCCCTGCCGATCTCGTGGCGGACCACGTCCGACGCGATCGCGGCCCGCGTCGCCGTCCGACTGGGCGCGGCCCGGTTGATCTTGCTGAAGAGCGCCCCGTGCGTATCGACAACCCGTCGCGCGGCGGCCGAGAGCGGCCTCGTCGACCCGGTCTTCCCCTCCGCGGCGGAGGGGCTCGGCAGAGTCGAATTCGTCGCCTTCCGCGAGCCCGTGTGGGAGCTACGCCTCGTCCCTTCGTGA
- a CDS encoding hydantoinase/oxoprolinase family protein, which yields MKDDRGPLASATSWLAIDVGGANLKAAHSSGVVRSSPFAVWKDPAGLGRAIAELAAAFPTFERVAATMTAELCDCFETKREGVLRIVDALREGLPDRPPRFWGTDGRFHDEASIRSRPLLAAASNWLALGTVAARAVGEARAILIDVGSTTTDLIPLVGGRVAARGRTDVERLQNGELVYAGVLRTPVCALAVELLFQGRPTGLAAEFFATTRDVYLTIGDLEADPDDSSTADGRPATRDRSIERLARMVCTDRESCSADDVAQLAKAADGVLLDRLVDAARRACATTIGEPATAIVSGSGEFLARRVAEAVVGPRGVVQALGDLWGPGGSEAGCARALIELLRGGERGDVLES from the coding sequence ATGAAGGATGATCGGGGGCCGCTCGCATCGGCGACGTCCTGGTTGGCGATCGACGTCGGGGGCGCGAACCTCAAGGCCGCGCATTCGTCGGGCGTCGTCCGTTCGTCCCCCTTCGCGGTCTGGAAGGATCCCGCGGGCCTGGGGCGGGCGATCGCCGAACTGGCCGCAGCCTTCCCGACCTTCGAGCGTGTCGCGGCGACGATGACGGCCGAGCTTTGCGACTGCTTCGAAACCAAGCGCGAGGGGGTCCTGCGCATCGTCGACGCCCTGCGCGAGGGGCTGCCGGATCGACCGCCTCGATTCTGGGGGACCGACGGCCGCTTCCATGACGAGGCGTCGATCCGAAGTCGGCCGCTGCTCGCCGCCGCCTCGAACTGGCTGGCGCTGGGAACGGTCGCCGCGCGGGCCGTGGGCGAGGCCCGGGCGATCCTGATCGACGTCGGCTCGACGACGACCGACCTCATCCCCCTTGTGGGCGGCCGGGTCGCGGCTCGGGGGAGGACGGACGTCGAGCGGCTTCAGAACGGCGAGCTGGTCTACGCCGGAGTGCTGCGGACGCCGGTCTGCGCCCTGGCGGTCGAGCTGCTCTTCCAGGGAAGGCCGACGGGTCTCGCGGCCGAGTTCTTCGCGACCACGCGCGACGTCTACCTGACGATCGGCGACCTCGAGGCCGATCCCGACGACTCGTCCACCGCCGACGGCCGCCCCGCGACCCGGGACCGGTCGATCGAACGCCTGGCGCGGATGGTCTGCACCGATCGGGAGTCGTGCTCAGCCGACGACGTGGCGCAACTGGCGAAGGCCGCGGACGGCGTCCTGCTCGATCGGCTCGTCGATGCCGCGCGTCGGGCCTGCGCGACGACGATCGGCGAGCCCGCGACGGCGATCGTCTCCGGCTCGGGGGAGTTCCTGGCGCGGCGCGTCGCCGAGGCGGTGGTCGGCCCCCGGGGCGTGGTCCAGGCCCTCGGCGACCTCTGGGGCCCGGGCGGCTCCGAGGCCGGCTGCGCCCGCGCCCTGATCGAGCTGCTGCGAGGGGGGGAGCGGGGGGATGTCCTCGAAAGCTGA
- a CDS encoding ATP-grasp domain-containing protein encodes MSWNFDPMTPPRPSTILIFEHVTGGGMAGEPLPPSWEAEGGAMRQSLAAEFAAAGRPTRVVVALDPRLPPEEGPWETVVVDSVERLEALARRADSTLLIAPESSGVLEELTWRLSAAGCRMLGSSPSAVALTADKAALGEHLAQYGVPTPRSRVLDAGEAHPSDWQYPAVLKPVDGAGSLDTFLIERPDERRSHERRLLQEYAPGQAMSVSFLVAPGGRVRFIAVGEQEMELAEGRFAYRGGVLPVDCPEAASLAARAVESVPGLAGFVGVDLIRDAERGRIVVLEINPRPTTSCVGLGRISTPGLLADAWLAAFDDPSRWYRAMDRVERAVAAAAPVRFEACGRIGSRES; translated from the coding sequence ATGAGCTGGAACTTCGACCCCATGACGCCGCCCCGTCCCTCGACGATCTTGATCTTTGAGCATGTGACCGGCGGCGGGATGGCCGGCGAGCCCCTGCCCCCGTCGTGGGAGGCCGAGGGGGGCGCGATGCGCCAATCGTTGGCCGCCGAATTCGCGGCGGCCGGACGGCCGACGCGCGTGGTCGTCGCACTCGATCCGCGGCTGCCGCCCGAGGAAGGTCCGTGGGAGACCGTGGTCGTCGACTCGGTCGAACGGCTCGAAGCCCTCGCCCGCCGGGCCGATTCTACGTTGCTCATCGCCCCCGAGTCGAGCGGCGTCCTGGAGGAGCTGACATGGCGGCTCAGCGCTGCAGGCTGCCGCATGTTGGGCTCGTCGCCGTCCGCGGTCGCCCTGACGGCCGACAAGGCGGCTCTTGGTGAACATCTCGCGCAGTACGGCGTCCCGACGCCGCGGTCTCGGGTCCTCGATGCGGGCGAGGCGCACCCGTCCGATTGGCAGTACCCGGCCGTCCTGAAACCCGTCGACGGGGCTGGATCGCTCGACACCTTCCTGATCGAGAGGCCGGACGAGCGAAGATCGCACGAGCGCCGGCTTCTCCAGGAATACGCACCCGGCCAGGCCATGAGCGTCAGCTTCCTCGTCGCCCCCGGCGGAAGGGTCCGATTCATCGCCGTCGGCGAGCAGGAGATGGAGCTTGCGGAGGGGCGTTTCGCCTATCGCGGCGGGGTCTTGCCGGTGGATTGTCCCGAGGCGGCTTCGCTCGCGGCCCGCGCGGTCGAATCGGTCCCGGGCCTGGCGGGGTTCGTGGGCGTCGATCTCATCCGTGACGCCGAACGCGGGCGGATCGTCGTGCTGGAGATCAACCCGAGGCCGACGACGTCTTGCGTGGGCCTGGGACGGATCTCAACCCCGGGCCTCCTGGCCGACGCCTGGCTGGCGGCGTTCGACGACCCGTCGCGTTGGTACCGAGCGATGGATCGGGTCGAGCGGGCCGTCGCCGCCGCCGCGCCGGTGCGCTTCGAGGCCTGCGGGCGGATCGGGAGCCGAGAATCATGA
- a CDS encoding HisA/HisF-related TIM barrel protein produces MGSKFQLIPVLDVLEGRAVHAIGGDRARYRPLRSILHAGHGPRELARAFRDVLGFATVYLADLDAITQRRGEPSLYRDLVDLGLDIWVDAGIEDRDDLAPLLDVERLQVIAGLESLRGPDALADVLDRAGPDRLIVSLDLRDGRPITAAPDAWPERAALALAHRILDMGVRRLILLDLAHVGRGAGPGTDHLLGPLLQAHPRVEFTVGGGISGVDEAAAWRDRGAAAVLVGSALHDGRIDRNALIAMDGGL; encoded by the coding sequence ATGGGGTCGAAGTTCCAGCTCATTCCCGTGCTCGACGTCCTCGAAGGGAGGGCCGTCCATGCGATCGGCGGCGATCGGGCCCGGTACCGACCTTTGCGAAGCATCTTACACGCCGGCCACGGCCCTCGGGAACTGGCCCGGGCCTTCCGCGACGTCTTGGGCTTCGCCACCGTCTATCTCGCCGACCTCGACGCCATCACCCAGCGACGAGGCGAGCCCTCGCTCTACCGCGACCTCGTCGACCTCGGCCTCGATATCTGGGTCGATGCGGGGATCGAGGATCGCGACGACCTCGCCCCCCTGCTCGACGTCGAGCGGCTCCAGGTCATCGCGGGCCTGGAATCCCTGCGCGGGCCCGACGCCCTCGCCGACGTCCTCGATCGGGCCGGGCCCGATCGCTTGATCGTGAGCCTCGACCTCCGCGACGGCCGACCGATCACCGCCGCGCCCGATGCGTGGCCCGAACGCGCCGCCCTCGCCCTGGCCCACCGGATCCTCGACATGGGCGTCCGTCGCCTGATCCTGCTGGACCTCGCGCACGTCGGCCGGGGGGCGGGGCCAGGGACGGATCACCTGCTCGGGCCCCTGCTCCAGGCCCATCCCAGAGTCGAGTTCACGGTCGGCGGCGGCATCTCGGGCGTCGACGAAGCTGCGGCCTGGCGCGATCGCGGGGCGGCGGCCGTCCTGGTCGGCTCCGCGCTGCACGACGGCCGCATCGATCGGAATGCCCTGATCGCGATGGACGGCGGCCTATAA
- a CDS encoding 6-pyruvoyl trahydropterin synthase family protein, with protein MPATRFKVRVTKDYLVFSSGHFITFDGDHCERIHGHNYRAAVEVDGDLDANSYVVDFIALRDMTRAITDELDHRMLLPAESPLIRVAAEGPNLVARYGDRFWSFPSDECVVLPIANTTSELLARYIAERLLDAMKERGWSAPRAIRVEVEECFGQSAEVELIL; from the coding sequence GTGCCCGCCACGCGCTTCAAGGTTCGCGTCACCAAGGATTACCTGGTCTTCTCGTCGGGGCATTTCATCACGTTCGACGGCGACCACTGCGAGAGGATCCACGGCCACAACTACCGGGCCGCCGTGGAAGTCGACGGCGATCTGGACGCCAACTCCTACGTGGTCGACTTCATCGCGCTCCGCGACATGACCCGCGCCATCACCGACGAACTCGACCACCGCATGCTGCTCCCCGCCGAGAGCCCGCTCATCCGCGTCGCGGCCGAAGGTCCGAACCTCGTGGCGCGCTACGGCGATCGTTTCTGGAGCTTCCCCAGCGACGAATGCGTCGTCCTGCCGATCGCCAACACGACGTCCGAACTGCTGGCGCGATACATCGCCGAACGCCTGCTCGACGCCATGAAGGAACGCGGCTGGTCCGCCCCCCGGGCCATCCGCGTCGAGGTCGAGGAATGCTTCGGCCAGTCGGCCGAGGTCGAGCTGATCTTATAG
- a CDS encoding triphosphoribosyl-dephospho-CoA synthase, with translation MNELSAGKLAQVACLLEASARKPGNVHRFADFRDLDYLDFVLAAAAVADPLDRAEADGVGVAVLGAVEATRRLVATNANLGIILLLAPMAAVPLSESLPDGLPRVLAATTIHDARLVYRAIRLANPGGLGQADEQDVADEPTIILRDAMRLAADRDLIGRQYANGFEQVLREGLPALERHLGAGRNMETAIVGAFLELLGAHPDSLIARKLGDATSREASRRAREVLDAGWPDAEGGTKALRDLDAWLRGDGHRRNPGTTADLTAAVLFAALRAGTITLPRAAGPASWSGESWF, from the coding sequence ATGAACGAGCTCTCGGCCGGCAAGCTGGCCCAGGTCGCGTGCCTGCTCGAAGCCTCGGCGCGGAAGCCGGGGAACGTCCACCGCTTCGCCGACTTCCGCGACCTCGACTACCTCGATTTCGTGCTCGCCGCCGCGGCCGTGGCCGACCCTCTCGATCGGGCCGAGGCCGATGGCGTGGGCGTCGCCGTGCTCGGGGCCGTCGAGGCGACCCGACGCCTCGTCGCCACGAACGCCAACCTCGGGATCATCCTGCTGCTGGCCCCGATGGCCGCCGTCCCGCTTTCGGAGAGCCTCCCCGATGGCCTCCCTCGCGTTCTCGCAGCCACGACGATCCACGACGCCCGCCTCGTCTACCGGGCCATCCGGCTGGCGAACCCCGGCGGACTCGGCCAGGCCGACGAGCAGGACGTCGCCGACGAGCCGACCATCATTCTCCGCGACGCCATGCGACTCGCCGCCGATCGCGACCTGATCGGCCGCCAGTATGCAAACGGGTTCGAACAGGTTCTCCGCGAAGGTTTGCCCGCCCTCGAGCGTCACCTGGGAGCGGGCCGAAACATGGAGACGGCCATCGTCGGCGCGTTCCTGGAGCTGCTCGGGGCCCATCCCGACTCCTTGATCGCCAGGAAGTTGGGCGATGCGACGTCCCGCGAGGCGTCGCGACGAGCCCGCGAGGTGCTCGACGCCGGTTGGCCCGATGCGGAAGGGGGGACGAAAGCGCTTCGAGACCTTGATGCGTGGCTACGGGGCGACGGCCACCGCCGCAACCCCGGCACGACGGCGGACCTCACGGCGGCGGTCTTGTTCGCCGCCTTGCGTGCGGGGACAATCACCTTGCCTCGCGCAGCCGGCCCGGCGTCGTGGTCCGGCGAGTCCTGGTTCTGA
- a CDS encoding ATP-grasp domain-containing protein, with protein MPNFAALVSGTGWHVADLLRAAAAVDVSLHVLAFGDVEASVGIGPGRVSACDVGLDGVDGVLVRMMPPGSLEQVVFRMDALHRLTAVGVPVWNPPRSVEAAVDKYLTLSLLERRGLPVPATWTGQTATSALEAFDALGGDVVVKPLFGSEGRGLMRVGHRELAWRCFHALERTGSVIYLQRWIRHPGHDLRLFVLGGRVLGAIRRTARDGEWRTNVAIGGRAEAWTPDAEAARLAVAATEAVGAVFAGVDLIEDLDAGTRVLIEVNAVPGWRALSAATGVDVAAALLDALREAAR; from the coding sequence ATGCCCAACTTCGCCGCTTTGGTTTCGGGCACCGGATGGCACGTCGCCGACCTGCTGCGCGCGGCGGCTGCGGTCGACGTTTCGCTCCACGTCCTGGCGTTCGGCGACGTCGAAGCGTCGGTGGGGATCGGGCCGGGGCGGGTGTCGGCGTGCGACGTCGGGCTCGACGGGGTCGACGGGGTCCTCGTGCGGATGATGCCGCCGGGGAGCCTGGAGCAAGTGGTCTTCCGGATGGACGCGCTGCACCGGCTGACGGCCGTCGGCGTGCCCGTTTGGAACCCGCCGCGGTCGGTCGAGGCGGCGGTGGACAAGTACCTGACGCTCAGCCTGCTGGAGCGTCGCGGGTTGCCGGTCCCCGCGACGTGGACCGGTCAGACGGCAACCTCGGCGTTGGAGGCGTTCGACGCCCTCGGGGGCGACGTGGTGGTCAAGCCGCTCTTCGGGTCGGAAGGCCGCGGGCTGATGCGCGTGGGCCATCGCGAGCTCGCCTGGCGATGCTTCCACGCGCTCGAACGCACGGGCTCGGTCATCTATCTTCAGCGTTGGATCCGCCACCCGGGTCACGACCTGCGGCTGTTCGTGCTGGGGGGCCGCGTCCTGGGCGCGATCCGACGGACGGCCCGCGACGGGGAATGGCGGACCAACGTCGCGATCGGCGGCCGGGCGGAGGCCTGGACGCCCGACGCCGAGGCCGCGCGGCTGGCCGTCGCGGCGACCGAGGCCGTCGGGGCCGTGTTCGCCGGCGTCGACCTGATCGAGGACCTGGACGCCGGGACGCGCGTCCTGATCGAGGTCAACGCCGTGCCGGGTTGGCGGGCCCTCTCGGCCGCGACGGGGGTCGACGTGGCCGCGGCGCTCCTCGACGCCCTGCGCGAGGCCGCCCGATGA
- the mch gene encoding methenyltetrahydromethanopterin cyclohydrolase, translating into MATTLDLNARASQIVEAMSAAAATLRIASREIDGGGRFLDCGIKVRGGLRAGVDLARICLGGLADVSIPLGDIGGRAAPLVQVWTDHPVQACLASQYAGWALSEGKFFAMGSGPMRAVRGKEAVLETIGFHEDSESVVGVLETRKAPPPEIVARVAEECGVEPWGVTLLAAPTASLAGGVQITARSVETALHKLTELKFDLCRIVSAQGTAPLPPVARDDLAAIGRTNDAILYGARVILHVTGDDESLQEIGPRVPSSASHDFGEPFAAIFARYNNDFYAVDPHLFSPAEVVFQNLDTGKTHVFGGPRPEIVAKSFWG; encoded by the coding sequence ATGGCCACGACCCTCGACCTCAACGCCCGTGCCTCCCAGATCGTCGAGGCGATGTCGGCCGCCGCCGCCACGCTGCGGATCGCCTCCCGCGAGATCGACGGCGGCGGCCGATTCCTCGACTGCGGGATCAAGGTCCGGGGCGGCCTCCGGGCGGGCGTCGACCTGGCGCGAATCTGCCTGGGCGGTCTGGCGGACGTCTCGATCCCGCTGGGCGATATCGGCGGTCGCGCCGCGCCGCTGGTCCAGGTCTGGACCGACCATCCCGTCCAGGCCTGCCTCGCCAGCCAGTACGCGGGCTGGGCCCTGTCCGAGGGTAAGTTCTTCGCAATGGGTTCCGGCCCGATGCGCGCGGTGCGCGGCAAGGAGGCCGTCCTGGAGACGATCGGCTTCCACGAGGACTCGGAATCGGTCGTCGGCGTGCTCGAGACTCGCAAGGCCCCGCCGCCCGAGATCGTGGCCAGGGTGGCCGAGGAGTGCGGCGTCGAGCCCTGGGGCGTCACGCTCCTCGCCGCGCCCACGGCGAGCCTGGCCGGCGGCGTGCAGATCACGGCCCGTTCCGTCGAGACGGCGCTTCATAAGTTGACAGAACTGAAATTCGACCTCTGCCGGATCGTCTCCGCCCAGGGGACCGCCCCGCTGCCGCCCGTGGCCCGCGACGACCTCGCCGCCATCGGCCGCACCAACGACGCGATCCTCTACGGAGCCCGCGTCATCCTGCACGTCACGGGCGACGACGAGTCCCTCCAGGAAATCGGCCCCCGCGTCCCGTCCTCAGCTTCGCACGACTTCGGCGAGCCCTTCGCGGCGATCTTCGCCCGCTACAACAACGACTTCTACGCCGTCGACCCCCACCTCTTCAGCCCGGCCGAGGTCGTCTTCCAGAACCTCGACACCGGCAAGACCCACGTCTTCGGCGGCCCCCGGCCCGAGATCGTGGCGAAGTCGTTCTGGGGCTGA
- a CDS encoding formylmethanofuran dehydrogenase subunit C, whose product MAMTLRWRSTTELPVDGSPLKPETFRGRTSTDAARTPLRVGNATAELGDLFDVEGEADDERLVLEGDLRCVSAIGRGMSTGTLRVHGDAGFRFAAEMSGGTAELDGSCRDWAGAEMRGGLLRIRGDAGDGLGAAYPGSLFGMREGLILVEGAAGNDVGLQMRRGLIAVRGSVGACLGRGMVAGTIFACGPVGATPGVGMKRGTLILLGLAVDPSEAFPATFAHAGGFAFAYLTLYQAHLAERGFDLPSAVSSAVLDRYNGDLANGGRGEILAPAPRPALKVVSPS is encoded by the coding sequence ATGGCGATGACTCTGCGTTGGCGGTCGACGACCGAGCTTCCGGTCGACGGCTCGCCGCTGAAGCCCGAGACCTTTCGCGGGCGGACGTCGACGGACGCCGCCCGCACGCCCCTGCGCGTCGGCAACGCGACGGCCGAGCTGGGCGACTTGTTCGACGTCGAGGGCGAGGCTGATGACGAGAGGCTCGTCCTCGAGGGCGACCTTCGATGCGTCTCGGCGATCGGCAGGGGGATGTCGACCGGGACGTTGCGGGTCCACGGCGACGCGGGGTTCCGTTTCGCCGCCGAGATGTCGGGCGGGACGGCCGAGCTGGACGGCTCGTGCCGCGACTGGGCCGGCGCCGAGATGCGTGGGGGCCTGCTGCGGATCCGGGGCGATGCCGGCGACGGCCTGGGCGCGGCCTATCCTGGCAGCCTCTTCGGGATGCGCGAGGGCCTGATCCTTGTCGAAGGGGCCGCCGGGAACGACGTCGGCCTGCAGATGCGTCGAGGACTCATCGCCGTCCGCGGCTCCGTGGGGGCGTGCCTCGGGCGAGGCATGGTCGCCGGGACGATCTTCGCCTGCGGCCCCGTCGGCGCGACGCCGGGCGTGGGGATGAAGCGGGGGACTCTGATCCTCCTGGGCCTCGCCGTCGACCCCTCCGAGGCCTTCCCGGCCACCTTCGCCCACGCCGGCGGCTTCGCGTTCGCATATTTGACCCTCTACCAGGCGCACCTGGCGGAACGCGGCTTCGACCTCCCCTCGGCGGTGTCCTCGGCGGTCCTCGACCGCTACAATGGCGACCTGGCGAACGGCGGCCGGGGCGAGATCCTGGCCCCGGCGCCGCGGCCTGCCCTGAAAGTCGTCTCGCCCTCCTGA
- the fhcD gene encoding formylmethanofuran--tetrahydromethanopterin N-formyltransferase, whose product MLLDGVLIVDTFAEAFPMTAARAIVTADTTRWAEIAGRTVSGYATSVIGCDAEVAVERRLSPRETPDGRPGVSLLIFAFSREALEKALVNRVGQCVMTCPTTACYNGLPVGEKSIVVGGRLRYFGDGWQISKRLAGRRYWRIPVMDGEFVCEEVFGTTKGVAGGNVIFLGTDPAGVLAAAEEAVAVMRSVEGVILPFPGGIARSGSKVGSKYKGLRASSNEAYSPGLRGLVSTDLPADVRCAYEIVVDGLTLEAVERATAAGVRAGAQASRGVVAVTSGNYGGKLGPHHIRLHDVLKQ is encoded by the coding sequence ATGTTGCTCGACGGGGTCTTGATCGTGGATACCTTCGCGGAAGCCTTCCCCATGACCGCCGCGCGGGCGATCGTGACGGCCGACACGACGCGATGGGCCGAGATCGCCGGGCGGACGGTCTCGGGATACGCGACGAGCGTCATCGGCTGCGACGCCGAGGTCGCCGTCGAGCGCCGGCTGTCCCCCCGCGAGACGCCCGACGGCCGGCCCGGCGTCAGCCTCTTGATCTTCGCGTTCAGCCGCGAGGCGCTCGAGAAGGCCCTGGTGAACCGGGTGGGCCAGTGCGTGATGACCTGCCCGACCACGGCCTGCTACAACGGCCTGCCCGTCGGCGAGAAGTCGATCGTCGTCGGCGGCCGCCTCCGGTACTTCGGCGACGGCTGGCAGATCTCCAAGCGGCTGGCGGGCCGGCGGTACTGGCGGATCCCCGTGATGGACGGCGAGTTCGTCTGCGAGGAGGTCTTCGGCACGACCAAGGGGGTGGCCGGGGGCAACGTCATCTTCCTGGGGACCGACCCGGCGGGCGTGCTCGCCGCCGCCGAGGAGGCCGTCGCCGTGATGCGGAGCGTCGAGGGCGTGATCCTGCCCTTCCCGGGGGGGATCGCCCGCTCGGGCTCGAAGGTGGGGAGCAAGTACAAGGGGCTTCGCGCGAGTTCGAACGAGGCCTACTCGCCGGGCCTCCGCGGCCTGGTCTCGACCGATCTGCCGGCGGACGTCCGCTGCGCGTACGAGATCGTGGTCGACGGCCTGACGCTGGAGGCCGTCGAGCGCGCGACGGCCGCGGGCGTCCGCGCCGGGGCGCAGGCGTCCCGTGGAGTCGTCGCTGTCACGTCGGGCAACTACGGCGGCAAGCTCGGGCCCCATCACATCCGCCTGCACGACGTCCTCAAACAATGA